The Candidatus Sysuiplasma jiujiangense genome includes a window with the following:
- a CDS encoding DsrE family protein has protein sequence MVEVEGKKLLIVMTTGPEDPEKTYAPFYTAALSAAMEVDTSMYFLMHAPKLLKNGSAEQVRLKKGGTLKQFINMALEGGVKFYACEESLRDLCDIDPKDVIEGVKVVGSSTLADLALDSDSVLSF, from the coding sequence ATGGTTGAAGTTGAAGGAAAGAAGTTGCTTATTGTGATGACAACAGGCCCGGAAGATCCTGAGAAGACATATGCCCCATTCTATACAGCAGCACTCTCTGCTGCGATGGAGGTGGATACATCAATGTACTTCCTCATGCACGCGCCAAAGCTTCTGAAAAATGGCTCCGCGGAACAGGTCAGACTGAAGAAAGGCGGAACACTGAAGCAGTTCATTAACATGGCGCTGGAGGGAGGAGTGAAATTCTATGCCTGCGAGGAAAGCTTGCGCGATCTTTGCGACATAGATCCGAAGGATGTAATAGAAGGGGTTAAAGTTGTCGGCTCCTCCACACTGGCTGATCTTGCACTTGACTCAGATTCGGTTCTAAGTTTTTGA
- a CDS encoding DsrE/DsrF/DrsH-like family protein, with protein MQNAVEKSESKNKLVLVVSKGTMDAAYPALILATTAAAQGMEVYMYFTFGGMKLLTKGQADALEPSKDLGLNAEQLKGLISKGGMPSVQQMLQMAAESGVHINACSPTMKLFGTTKENLTLPGADVVGAATFLQWASDPSAITLFI; from the coding sequence ATGCAAAACGCGGTAGAGAAATCTGAATCAAAGAACAAGCTAGTACTAGTTGTGAGCAAAGGCACCATGGATGCCGCATATCCGGCCTTGATACTGGCCACGACTGCGGCGGCCCAGGGAATGGAAGTATACATGTACTTCACCTTTGGAGGAATGAAACTTCTGACCAAGGGTCAGGCGGATGCACTTGAACCTTCAAAGGACCTCGGACTAAATGCTGAACAGCTGAAGGGACTGATATCGAAAGGCGGAATGCCATCCGTGCAACAGATGCTTCAGATGGCGGCCGAATCAGGTGTTCACATAAATGCATGTTCGCCAACCATGAAGCTTTTTGGAACAACGAAGGAGAATCTCACACTGCCTGGTGCAGACGTTGTCGGAGCGGCCACATTTCTTCAATGGGCTTCCGATCCTTCTGCAATAACTCTCTTCATCTGA
- the aprA gene encoding adenylyl-sulfate reductase subunit alpha, which translates to MISLSIGKTKSVKRVDCDVLIVGGGFAGCGAAYEAGYWGRDLRIVIVEKANIERSGAVAHGLSAINCYMGMRWNENMPEDFVRYARGDLMGLVREDLLYDIARHVDATVHMFEEWGLPMMYNRENGHYQREGRWQIMIHGESYKPIIAEAAQKSVDEVYNRVMITHLLTDMRNPRRIAGAVGLDVREGTFYVFRAKAVIVCAAGASHIYRPRSVGEGAGRTWYPPWNNGSAYALLMQVGADMIQMENRIVVTRFKDGYGPVGAWFLMLKSVATNAYGEEYEKAHIDNLRTYVGTKYADAKPMPTCLRNHLMLEEIKAGKGPIYIHTERSLDTREKEELGWEDFLDMTIGQAVMWASQNIDPKVDPSELTMSEPYVMGSHAVCAGAWVSGPEDMAPSDYNWGYNRMTTVEGLFGAGDTVGGSAHKFSSGSFTEGRLAAKAAVRFLRDHADYKPQIDLSQIEALREELYKPLENYEVGKHVIVKGSVSPFFITPKQGLQRLEKIMDEYCGGVGSYYSTNEKLLNKGLNLLLMLKEDMKSIGAEDLHQLQRTWELSHRIWVAEAVIRHTLHRKETRWPGYYYRADYPHVDDENWHVFVDSHYDPLTRQWEMSAKPVHHIVP; encoded by the coding sequence ATGATATCTCTGTCAATTGGAAAGACAAAATCTGTAAAGCGCGTTGACTGTGACGTATTGATAGTGGGAGGAGGATTTGCAGGATGCGGGGCAGCCTACGAGGCCGGATACTGGGGTAGGGATCTTCGCATTGTTATCGTCGAAAAGGCAAATATTGAGAGAAGTGGAGCAGTGGCACACGGATTATCGGCTATTAACTGCTATATGGGAATGAGATGGAATGAAAACATGCCTGAAGATTTTGTCAGGTATGCAAGAGGCGATCTGATGGGACTCGTGAGGGAGGATCTGCTGTACGATATAGCGAGGCACGTCGATGCTACTGTCCATATGTTTGAGGAGTGGGGCCTTCCCATGATGTACAACAGGGAGAATGGTCACTACCAGAGGGAAGGAAGGTGGCAAATCATGATTCATGGCGAATCATATAAGCCAATAATTGCAGAAGCAGCTCAAAAATCGGTAGATGAAGTGTACAACAGGGTAATGATCACACATCTGCTTACAGATATGCGGAATCCCAGGCGTATAGCCGGCGCGGTGGGTCTGGATGTCAGGGAAGGCACATTCTACGTATTCAGGGCGAAAGCTGTCATAGTCTGTGCTGCAGGCGCCTCACACATATACAGACCGCGATCTGTGGGAGAGGGAGCGGGAAGAACTTGGTATCCACCCTGGAACAATGGATCTGCATATGCCCTACTGATGCAGGTCGGGGCCGACATGATACAGATGGAAAACAGAATTGTGGTCACACGTTTCAAGGACGGTTATGGTCCGGTCGGGGCATGGTTTCTCATGCTCAAATCAGTCGCGACAAATGCATATGGTGAGGAGTATGAGAAGGCGCACATCGATAATCTGAGGACATATGTTGGAACCAAGTATGCAGATGCAAAACCAATGCCGACGTGCCTGAGGAATCACCTGATGCTTGAAGAGATAAAGGCAGGAAAGGGTCCAATCTACATACACACTGAACGCTCTCTCGACACGCGCGAAAAGGAAGAGCTTGGCTGGGAGGATTTTCTGGACATGACAATAGGCCAGGCTGTAATGTGGGCTTCTCAGAATATAGACCCGAAGGTGGATCCGTCAGAACTCACCATGTCTGAACCGTATGTAATGGGATCGCATGCTGTCTGTGCAGGCGCCTGGGTGAGCGGGCCGGAGGACATGGCTCCATCGGATTATAACTGGGGATACAACAGGATGACGACCGTTGAGGGCCTCTTCGGAGCAGGTGATACTGTCGGCGGCAGCGCCCACAAGTTCTCATCTGGCTCTTTCACCGAAGGTCGTCTTGCAGCGAAGGCCGCAGTAAGGTTTCTGAGAGATCATGCTGATTACAAGCCGCAAATCGATTTATCTCAGATAGAAGCTTTGAGGGAGGAGTTGTACAAGCCACTGGAAAATTATGAAGTGGGGAAGCATGTAATTGTGAAGGGAAGCGTTTCCCCCTTCTTCATCACACCCAAGCAGGGTCTTCAACGACTCGAGAAGATAATGGACGAATACTGCGGGGGTGTTGGATCATACTACTCGACAAATGAGAAACTCCTTAACAAGGGATTAAACCTGCTTCTCATGCTTAAGGAGGACATGAAGAGCATTGGAGCGGAGGATCTTCACCAGCTGCAGAGAACGTGGGAGCTGAGCCACAGAATCTGGGTTGCTGAGGCGGTGATAAGACACACACTTCACAGAAAGGAAACGAGATGGCCGGGCTATTACTACCGGGCAGACTATCCGCACGTGGACGATGAGAACTGGCATGTCTTCGTTGATTCACACTATGACCCATTGACACGTCAGTGGGAGATGTCTGCAAAACCGGTGCATCACATTGTGCCCTGA
- a CDS encoding 4Fe-4S dicluster domain-containing protein: protein MPIHEKHLIAKEKILQKDRAELEGRDVSGQWNIFIQQRILSQYEPSIAEDIASTHEGRTINRCWQCGTCTSGCCMHTDFGLREFNPRYFIYLARIGDEEELKKQKDVIWRCLSCNKCVERCPKDVRVEEVIHAIDGYMRKKGWMTDTPASRWDREYVNNVLETGILDEIMLLRNYIKKEELKEFDSGYMMRMGMRLARTGRLRTGPVRHRTKGWKKIKKVAEEILEKDGYELPKR from the coding sequence ATGCCAATCCATGAGAAGCACTTGATTGCAAAAGAAAAAATACTGCAGAAGGACAGGGCAGAACTTGAAGGGAGGGATGTTTCAGGACAGTGGAACATTTTCATACAGCAGAGAATCCTGTCACAATATGAGCCGTCCATTGCAGAGGATATTGCATCGACGCATGAAGGGAGAACCATCAACAGATGCTGGCAATGCGGTACTTGCACATCCGGTTGCTGTATGCATACTGATTTCGGCCTTCGGGAGTTCAATCCCCGATACTTCATTTATCTTGCAAGGATTGGGGATGAGGAAGAACTGAAGAAACAGAAGGATGTTATCTGGCGCTGCCTATCATGCAACAAGTGCGTTGAAAGATGCCCGAAGGATGTGAGGGTTGAAGAGGTCATACATGCCATTGACGGGTACATGAGGAAGAAGGGATGGATGACTGATACTCCCGCAAGCAGGTGGGACAGGGAGTATGTCAACAATGTCCTGGAGACTGGAATACTTGATGAAATAATGCTCCTCAGGAACTATATCAAGAAGGAGGAACTGAAGGAATTTGACTCCGGCTACATGATGAGGATGGGGATGCGCCTTGCCAGAACTGGTAGACTGAGAACCGGTCCCGTCAGGCACAGGACAAAAGGCTGGAAGAAGATCAAAAAAGTCGCTGAAGAAATACTGGAAAAGGATGGATATGAACTACCAAAAAGGTGA
- a CDS encoding 4Fe-4S dicluster domain-containing protein encodes MIISGARGHGKQSDETAKRIFAEMRSDFRYKDFVLGCLNCGECTTGCPAARFYDFSPREMLQVAMSEDPDVLLDAMQEKIWACCQCYTCNMRCRFGNDIAGIISVMRELAVKNGLESAKEVLKPASRSLLKVMTHGTQVSPDMIQPDFFIDWDPKAVSKSGDLQLLRKAIPIDVLQVTDSSWEVSMQTALELAQIYEESGVLDMLRSLDPDLVEMIVDIISDWKDEFEDMKEKFGMKSDDGK; translated from the coding sequence ATGATTATTTCAGGAGCAAGGGGACATGGCAAACAGTCTGATGAAACAGCCAAAAGGATTTTCGCTGAAATGCGCAGTGATTTTAGATACAAAGATTTTGTTTTAGGCTGCCTTAACTGCGGTGAATGCACTACAGGCTGTCCGGCAGCCAGATTTTACGATTTCAGCCCAAGAGAAATGCTTCAGGTGGCGATGTCTGAAGATCCCGACGTTCTGCTTGACGCCATGCAGGAAAAAATATGGGCCTGCTGCCAGTGTTATACATGCAACATGAGATGCAGATTCGGAAATGATATAGCGGGAATAATAAGCGTAATGAGAGAACTTGCAGTGAAAAATGGCCTTGAAAGCGCAAAGGAAGTCCTGAAACCCGCAAGCAGGAGTCTCCTCAAAGTTATGACACATGGAACCCAAGTGTCGCCGGACATGATACAACCAGATTTCTTTATTGACTGGGATCCAAAGGCTGTATCGAAATCTGGTGATCTTCAACTGCTCCGAAAAGCGATACCGATAGATGTTCTTCAGGTAACTGACTCGTCGTGGGAGGTTTCCATGCAAACTGCACTCGAGCTTGCCCAGATTTATGAAGAGTCTGGAGTGCTCGATATGCTCAGGTCCCTTGATCCCGACCTTGTGGAAATGATTGTTGATATAATTTCAGACTGGAAAGATGAATTCGAAGATATGAAAGAAAAATTCGGCATGAAGAGCGATGATGGAAAATGA
- a CDS encoding CoB--CoM heterodisulfide reductase iron-sulfur subunit B family protein, translating into MNYQKGDIAFYPGCSLDGLGKAYRKSSELVTKDLGIQMEEIVNYNCCGAAEVKTVSYDLSVFLPGRNLALAKEMGSKTVVAPCNGCVFSLGRANKAIAEDTATKERVNEYLERAGAPSYNGEVEVKHIIEVIYQQAGLDTIRNMVRRPLKGIKVACYYGCLYTRPKIYTGAGSWDKDNPEHPHFMDDIMEAIGAEVVDYPLKTVCCGGGHAIADREVSVGFSASILNEAARAGADFVVTMCPLGQMNIEANIPMIVKQYGQQIVRPVVYFTQLMALAFGHSRRDVRLGDNFSDGGKILRQKGF; encoded by the coding sequence ATGAACTACCAAAAAGGTGATATTGCTTTTTACCCTGGCTGTTCGCTAGACGGACTCGGAAAAGCTTACAGGAAGAGCTCGGAGCTTGTAACAAAGGATCTGGGCATTCAGATGGAAGAGATTGTGAACTATAACTGCTGTGGAGCGGCGGAAGTCAAGACCGTGAGCTACGATCTGTCCGTTTTTCTCCCCGGAAGAAATCTCGCACTTGCAAAAGAAATGGGTTCAAAGACAGTCGTTGCGCCTTGCAATGGATGTGTCTTTTCTCTGGGAAGAGCAAATAAAGCGATAGCTGAAGACACCGCGACCAAAGAAAGGGTTAACGAATATCTTGAAAGGGCCGGTGCACCATCATATAATGGTGAAGTGGAGGTAAAGCACATAATAGAAGTCATATACCAGCAGGCCGGACTCGATACAATCCGCAACATGGTCAGGAGACCACTGAAAGGCATAAAAGTTGCCTGTTACTACGGTTGCCTGTACACCAGGCCAAAGATTTACACAGGAGCTGGTTCCTGGGATAAAGACAACCCGGAACACCCCCACTTCATGGACGACATCATGGAAGCAATAGGGGCAGAAGTGGTCGACTACCCTCTGAAAACGGTATGCTGCGGTGGCGGCCATGCAATAGCCGATCGTGAGGTATCTGTTGGCTTCAGCGCTTCAATACTTAATGAAGCGGCAAGAGCAGGGGCTGATTTTGTAGTAACAATGTGTCCTCTGGGGCAGATGAATATCGAGGCAAACATACCAATGATTGTAAAGCAATATGGTCAGCAGATAGTGAGGCCGGTCGTTTATTTCACTCAGCTAATGGCGCTTGCATTCGGCCACAGCCGGAGAGATGTGCGACTTGGAGACAATTTTTCCGATGGTGGAAAGATTTTACGCCAGAAGGGATTCTAG
- a CDS encoding FAD-dependent oxidoreductase, with protein sequence MDLFGAGAEVVLVEKESFLGGTPKRLHYSLIAPDLKPVEEVLDPLIKEVKSSGIRTKLGTIVSSIRNHDKSVQATFKSISDGKEEKDAFDAVVLATGFSHWDPHKKYEYGYGLYPDVIDFKDFEQMLSEDRLIRPSNGQMPKRIGWLLCVGSRDRQVGKFYCCRLGCAVSIKQAMEVKKKHPEIDTYIYYMDIRTYGFWEDQLYWKSMEEMNVKYIRGRIGAISKGEDGSLIAMAEDTILQRPSEVPFDMLVLATGMEASEGTVEMAKMLGLEMEEHGFVRPLQADSLPVHTTVENVFVAGTATGPKAIPDAITEGSAAAIKVLNYVRKRSIKTNARAYAE encoded by the coding sequence ATGGATCTTTTCGGTGCGGGAGCTGAGGTGGTTCTGGTGGAAAAGGAATCTTTTCTTGGCGGGACCCCAAAGCGCCTTCACTACAGCCTGATAGCACCGGATCTCAAACCTGTGGAGGAAGTACTCGACCCTTTGATAAAAGAGGTAAAGTCCTCAGGGATAAGGACGAAACTCGGCACAATTGTTTCATCCATCAGGAATCATGATAAGAGTGTACAGGCAACATTCAAATCAATCTCTGACGGAAAGGAGGAAAAAGACGCTTTTGACGCGGTCGTGCTGGCCACCGGATTCTCGCACTGGGATCCGCATAAGAAGTACGAATACGGCTACGGCCTCTATCCAGATGTCATTGACTTCAAGGATTTTGAACAGATGCTTTCGGAGGACCGCCTCATCAGACCATCCAATGGTCAGATGCCTAAACGGATAGGGTGGCTTCTCTGCGTAGGTTCGCGGGACAGGCAGGTTGGAAAATTCTACTGCTGCAGGCTTGGCTGCGCAGTATCGATAAAACAGGCAATGGAGGTGAAGAAGAAGCATCCGGAAATTGACACTTACATCTATTACATGGACATTAGGACATATGGCTTTTGGGAAGACCAGCTGTACTGGAAATCCATGGAGGAAATGAATGTCAAATACATACGCGGACGTATAGGGGCCATCAGCAAGGGAGAAGACGGCAGTCTTATTGCAATGGCCGAAGATACAATTCTACAGAGACCCAGTGAAGTTCCGTTCGACATGCTTGTGCTTGCCACAGGAATGGAGGCAAGCGAGGGAACTGTCGAAATGGCCAAAATGCTTGGACTGGAAATGGAAGAGCATGGCTTTGTTAGGCCGCTTCAGGCAGACAGCCTTCCCGTGCATACTACAGTTGAAAACGTGTTTGTAGCCGGCACAGCTACGGGCCCAAAAGCGATACCCGATGCCATAACAGAGGGCTCGGCAGCCGCGATAAAGGTACTCAATTACGTGAGGAAGAGGTCGATAAAAACAAATGCCAGAGCTTATGCTGAATAG
- a CDS encoding sulfurtransferase TusA family protein, giving the protein MSSEAKVFDFRGLQCPLPVFETSKAIKQINVGETILVMANDPAAKPDLQAWSKRTGHEIVNLEEKEDFVSFTIKRSH; this is encoded by the coding sequence ATGTCATCTGAAGCGAAAGTTTTTGATTTCAGGGGACTGCAGTGCCCCCTCCCCGTGTTTGAGACAAGCAAGGCTATCAAACAGATAAATGTCGGAGAAACGATTCTTGTTATGGCAAACGACCCGGCCGCAAAACCTGATCTGCAGGCATGGTCGAAGAGAACGGGACATGAGATCGTGAATCTTGAGGAAAAAGAGGATTTTGTGAGCTTTACAATTAAGAGATCGCACTGA
- the aprB gene encoding adenylyl-sulfate reductase subunit beta: MPTFVYMTMCDGCGKCVELCPSDIMHIDPINRRAFNVEPDMCWECYTCVKYCPEHAIDVRGYADFAPLGHGVTVLREPEKGAVSWKIKYRDGRIKEFTFPIRTTKWGSIKSARSYPAPEKDSIHTPLLSHEPDYLKVESLPKLHAFVNDGSKSKN; this comes from the coding sequence ATGCCAACATTTGTTTACATGACGATGTGTGACGGATGCGGTAAATGCGTCGAGCTCTGTCCTAGCGACATAATGCACATCGACCCAATCAACAGGCGCGCTTTCAATGTGGAACCCGACATGTGTTGGGAATGCTATACCTGTGTGAAATACTGCCCGGAACATGCCATCGATGTCAGGGGATACGCGGACTTTGCCCCGCTCGGGCACGGTGTCACCGTACTTCGCGAACCTGAAAAGGGAGCGGTATCATGGAAGATCAAATACAGGGACGGCCGCATAAAGGAATTCACTTTTCCTATCCGTACCACTAAGTGGGGATCAATCAAATCTGCAAGGAGCTACCCTGCTCCCGAGAAAGATTCTATTCACACGCCGCTGCTCTCGCATGAGCCTGATTATCTAAAAGTGGAAAGCCTTCCGAAACTTCATGCATTTGTGAACGACGGCAGTAAAAGTAAGAACTGA
- a CDS encoding Lrp/AsnC family transcriptional regulator produces MNSRKKDEKDANGGLGLDLLDVGIIKELQKNSRTSYRQIARNFGVSVTTVSERVNRMVKEGLIRSFTVIVNPEKSGPIFCAALYIKASNGCDPREVGRNVSKIKGICYTYQALGLYDIIALGSAISKKDFSTMIRDVTSVDGIKEVIPSMVIDTIKEEPRHPISIPGK; encoded by the coding sequence ATGAACAGCAGGAAAAAAGACGAGAAAGATGCGAACGGTGGCCTAGGACTTGATTTGCTGGATGTCGGAATTATCAAGGAATTGCAGAAGAATTCCCGAACATCCTACAGGCAGATTGCCAGAAATTTCGGCGTCAGTGTGACGACAGTGAGCGAAAGAGTAAACAGGATGGTTAAGGAGGGCCTGATAAGAAGCTTTACCGTCATTGTTAACCCTGAGAAATCTGGACCAATTTTCTGCGCAGCACTTTACATCAAAGCAAGTAACGGATGTGACCCGAGAGAGGTTGGCAGGAATGTTTCAAAGATAAAGGGGATTTGTTACACTTATCAGGCGCTCGGATTGTACGACATAATAGCTCTTGGCAGCGCCATCAGCAAGAAGGATTTTTCCACAATGATTAGGGATGTCACATCAGTTGATGGAATAAAAGAAGTCATACCGTCGATGGTCATAGACACAATAAAGGAAGAGCCCCGTCACCCGATAAGCATACCCGGAAAATAG
- a CDS encoding lipoate--protein ligase family protein, whose protein sequence is MTDLEIINLGPVDGYVMTNVFVALSYAVSEERRNDVLVLCHPEKPFANVGFHQETLREIDIDYCTRHSIPVVRRVIGGGAIADGPWEEDYFLISRIGSKSTRGTLKEYYGRMLEPVSSALHRLGLNATRQGLNDLAVDGRKISANGAVDIEGARVLTGDILLDLNIDIMAGILKVPEEKFRDKIAKTMMEHLTGIRQTLGREIERGEIDKLLAEEFGRLYDGVKSSDITEHEKKRLDLLVEERKRQEWIFSRDSDRSELFADRRIVKINEGTFLCKADYKAQKLIRVTMLVESGRIKNIAISGDFFTVPVSWKLERLERRLEGTPLNHEDIKSIVDTLISQDGVTVLGAEPEDFASAIMDAARHPEISNENRG, encoded by the coding sequence ATGACGGACCTTGAGATAATAAATCTCGGTCCCGTAGACGGTTATGTAATGACAAACGTGTTTGTTGCTCTTTCGTACGCAGTCAGCGAGGAAAGGCGCAATGATGTGCTTGTCTTATGCCACCCTGAAAAGCCATTTGCGAACGTAGGGTTCCATCAGGAGACGCTCAGGGAGATTGACATTGACTATTGCACAAGACATTCCATACCCGTTGTCAGAAGGGTTATCGGAGGGGGGGCGATAGCAGACGGACCATGGGAGGAAGATTACTTCCTAATAAGCAGGATCGGTTCTAAGTCGACACGGGGAACGTTAAAGGAATATTACGGCAGGATGCTTGAACCAGTTTCATCCGCATTGCACAGACTGGGGCTGAACGCAACCAGACAGGGGCTGAACGACCTTGCAGTGGATGGCAGAAAGATTAGCGCAAACGGGGCTGTGGACATAGAAGGGGCAAGGGTTCTTACAGGCGATATTCTTCTAGACCTGAACATCGACATCATGGCAGGCATACTGAAGGTCCCGGAAGAAAAATTCAGGGATAAAATAGCAAAAACGATGATGGAGCATCTAACGGGAATCAGACAGACTCTTGGACGGGAAATCGAACGGGGAGAAATTGACAAACTGCTTGCAGAGGAGTTTGGAAGACTCTACGACGGCGTGAAAAGTTCTGATATAACAGAACATGAGAAAAAGCGTCTTGACCTGTTGGTAGAGGAAAGGAAAAGACAGGAGTGGATTTTCTCTCGGGACAGTGATAGGAGCGAGCTATTTGCAGATCGCAGGATAGTCAAGATCAATGAGGGTACTTTTCTTTGCAAGGCAGACTACAAAGCACAGAAGCTGATACGAGTTACAATGCTTGTTGAGTCAGGGAGGATTAAAAATATAGCCATTTCGGGGGACTTTTTTACCGTGCCCGTAAGCTGGAAGCTGGAAAGACTTGAAAGACGCCTTGAGGGAACTCCTCTGAATCATGAAGATATCAAATCCATTGTTGACACTTTGATTTCTCAGGATGGCGTAACAGTGCTCGGCGCGGAGCCAGAAGATTTCGCATCTGCAATAATGGATGCCGCCAGGCATCCGGAAATTTCGAATGAAAACAGAGGCTGA
- a CDS encoding heterodisulfide reductase subunit B yields the protein MLSADQIREVVKARTENRAVSDKKVADVREEMWNLHDKGELIVIPIESKNKPIPVQTLFGWEKKIPTDYLWHHKSCGQCGNIPGYPASLLWFMNEFGTHYLNEPHQTSCTAWNYHGTGTSNPVALAAVAVRNWYRAYETGTFPLIHCGTSYGDYKEMRKLLVENKETREKVRDIMHHMGKELVIPEEIVHYSEWVHVMRDRMASMKKYNLSDIIATVHEPCHYYKMVPEDAIYDFGVNGGQRPAPPTALMLALGAKVADYSTWYDCCGFGFRHILTEREFTRSFATLRKIKPMVEEAHSDVAITTDTGCVTTLDKSQWIGKVHGMDFMVPVLADVQIAALAAGAHPYKIVQVHWHASPTEKLMEKMGIDYTSYKNDFMAYLEQIKGGGKIEYLYEPHREMEKYFAVNKGQVLPEDVPRPEEAKIRQG from the coding sequence ATGCTAAGTGCGGATCAGATAAGAGAAGTGGTTAAGGCCAGAACTGAAAACAGAGCTGTTTCTGATAAGAAGGTAGCCGACGTAAGGGAAGAAATGTGGAACCTGCACGATAAAGGGGAGCTTATTGTAATACCAATCGAAAGTAAAAATAAGCCTATCCCGGTTCAGACATTATTTGGCTGGGAGAAAAAGATTCCGACTGATTACCTCTGGCACCATAAATCATGCGGGCAATGCGGCAACATACCTGGTTATCCCGCATCCCTCCTTTGGTTCATGAATGAATTTGGAACACACTATCTGAATGAACCGCATCAGACATCTTGTACTGCATGGAACTATCACGGCACAGGTACATCGAACCCGGTAGCTCTGGCAGCTGTCGCTGTGAGAAACTGGTACAGGGCATATGAAACTGGTACATTCCCTCTCATACACTGCGGTACAAGCTACGGTGATTACAAGGAAATGAGGAAACTCCTCGTTGAGAACAAGGAAACAAGGGAAAAGGTAAGAGACATAATGCATCACATGGGAAAGGAACTCGTGATACCCGAAGAAATAGTGCATTACAGTGAGTGGGTGCATGTTATGCGGGACAGGATGGCATCCATGAAAAAGTATAATCTGTCAGACATAATTGCAACCGTCCATGAACCCTGCCATTATTACAAAATGGTTCCAGAGGATGCCATTTACGATTTCGGTGTCAACGGGGGACAGCGGCCTGCACCTCCAACGGCGCTCATGCTTGCACTCGGCGCAAAAGTTGCGGATTACAGCACATGGTATGACTGCTGCGGTTTCGGATTCCGGCATATTCTGACAGAGAGGGAGTTTACAAGATCATTTGCCACGCTGCGGAAAATTAAACCGATGGTGGAAGAGGCTCATTCTGATGTTGCAATCACCACCGATACCGGCTGCGTGACAACACTGGACAAGAGCCAGTGGATAGGCAAGGTTCATGGAATGGATTTCATGGTGCCGGTACTCGCCGACGTCCAGATTGCTGCGCTGGCAGCCGGAGCCCACCCATATAAGATCGTTCAGGTACACTGGCATGCGTCCCCAACCGAGAAGCTGATGGAGAAAATGGGAATAGACTACACCTCGTACAAAAACGATTTCATGGCTTACCTGGAGCAGATTAAGGGCGGAGGGAAGATCGAGTATCTTTACGAACCTCACAGAGAAATGGAAAAATATTTCGCAGTCAACAAAGGCCAGGTTCTTCCCGAAGATGTTCCCCGGCCCGAAGAGGCAAAAATCAGACAGGGTTAG
- a CDS encoding glycine cleavage system protein H — protein MTFINGCELPDNLLYFVEGNQMSWIRLEEDEAVIGLTDPAQTRAGKIVVIRVKGEGTSRPKGKPLATIESGKWAGAVLSPLTGVVVKPNEELTAHPELINNDPYGKGWIVRVKMINREESSSLLRGEQAMEKYRELIGRDNIRCIRCQQ, from the coding sequence ATGACGTTCATAAATGGATGTGAACTGCCCGACAACCTGCTCTACTTTGTGGAAGGAAACCAGATGTCGTGGATAAGACTGGAAGAAGATGAGGCTGTCATAGGACTGACGGATCCCGCCCAGACAAGGGCCGGAAAGATAGTTGTTATCAGGGTGAAGGGGGAGGGCACAAGCAGACCAAAGGGAAAGCCACTGGCAACAATTGAAAGCGGAAAGTGGGCAGGTGCTGTTCTGTCACCGTTAACAGGCGTAGTCGTGAAACCCAATGAGGAACTCACCGCCCATCCTGAACTGATTAACAACGATCCTTACGGTAAAGGATGGATTGTCAGGGTGAAAATGATCAATCGGGAGGAAAGCAGTTCTCTCCTCCGGGGTGAACAGGCCATGGAAAAATACAGAGAACTGATAGGCAGGGACAACATACGCTGCATCAGATGCCAGCAGTGA